From Mesorhizobium sp. Pch-S:
ACATCCTGGAATTTCGGGCTGGTCATGAAGGCCATGAACTTCCCGGACAGCGGATTCTTGGCGCCGGTGGTGGTGATGCCAGAGACCTCGACCTGAAGGTAGTGGCCCTCGGAGAAGGACGCTGCCTGGTAGCGATCGGTCTTTTCAGCGATCATATGGTAGGCGGGCGAGGTGGTGTAGGACAGCACCATCGGCGCTTCACCCTTGGTGAACAGGCCGTAGGCCTCACTCCAGCCCGGCGTCACGGTGAGCACGCGGTCCTTCAATTTCGCCCAGGCTTCCGGCGCCTTGTCGCCGTACACCGAGCGCACCCACAACAGCAATCCAAGGCCGGGCGTGGAGGTGCGTGGATCCTGGATGGCGATCTTCTGGGTGGGATCGCCTTCGACAAGATCCTTGAGGCTGGCCGGCGGTGTCTTCAGCTTCTCCGTGTCGTAGACGACGGCAAAATAGCCGTAGTCATAAGGAATGAAGGTGTCGTCGTTCCAGCCGCCCGGCACGTCGAGTGCCGCCGTCGTGCCATGCGGGACGAACAGACCGCTTGCCTTGGCATCCGCGGTCAGGTTGGTGTCGAGCCCAAGCACGATATCGGCCTTCGTGGCAGCGCCCTCCAGCTTGACCCGGTTGAGCAGGGCGACGCCGTCCGCAACCGAGACGAAATCGACCTCGCAGTCGCAGTCCGCCTCGAACGCCTTCTTGACCTGCGGGCCTGGACCCCACTCGGCGGTGAAGCTCTCATAGG
This genomic window contains:
- the thiB gene encoding thiamine ABC transporter substrate binding subunit, whose product is MRKTLSALISALALAAATLPATAKEKLTIYTYESFTAEWGPGPQVKKAFEADCDCEVDFVSVADGVALLNRVKLEGAATKADIVLGLDTNLTADAKASGLFVPHGTTAALDVPGGWNDDTFIPYDYGYFAVVYDTEKLKTPPASLKDLVEGDPTQKIAIQDPRTSTPGLGLLLWVRSVYGDKAPEAWAKLKDRVLTVTPGWSEAYGLFTKGEAPMVLSYTTSPAYHMIAEKTDRYQAASFSEGHYLQVEVSGITTTGAKNPLSGKFMAFMTSPKFQDVVPETNWMFPAGKMDKPLDPAFDKLVKPTKTLAFSPEEIAKNRKAWVDEWLNVMSK